One part of the Rutidosis leptorrhynchoides isolate AG116_Rl617_1_P2 chromosome 1, CSIRO_AGI_Rlap_v1, whole genome shotgun sequence genome encodes these proteins:
- the LOC139862662 gene encoding uncharacterized protein gives MINCLQTVSSNPILLPSSSFSSSSFSLSRTNFKLSTHHPNRINYNPQTCNNKNFNFVANALPFPIDPWSPTIDSQSIASQLFAFSLFPYLGFLYYITKSNSAPKLTLFGFYFLLAFVGATIPAGIYAKVHYGTSLSNVDWLHGGAESFLTLTNLFIVIGLRRALRKKNDAKELVPDAVFEIPEMMNFPILRSSLIQKSLGK, from the exons atgaTCAATTGTCTTCAAACTGTTTCATCTAATCCAATCTTATTACCATCTTCttctttttcatcatcatctttttcctTATCTCGAACCAATTTCAAACTCAGTACTCATCATCCCAACAGAATCAACTACAACCCCCAAACTTGCAACAACAAAAACTTCAATTTTGTTGCAAATGCATTACCATTTCCAATAGATCCATGGTCACCAACAATTGATTCACAAAGCATTGCTTCACAACTATTTGCTTTTTCATTGTTTCCCTACCTTGGGTTTTTGTATTATATTACCAAATCTAATTCTGCTCCCAAACTTACCCTTTTTGGTTTCTATTTCTTGCTTGCTTTTGTTGGTGCCACCA TCCCTGCAGGAATTTACG CTAAGGTGCATTATGGAACATCCTTATCAAATGTGGACTGGTTACATGGTGGTGCTGAATCATTTCTGACTTTGACCAACCTATTCATTGTTATTGGCTTACGACGAGCTCTGAGGAAAAAGAATGATGCTAAGGAACTTGTACCTGATGCTGTTTTTGAG ATTCCTGAGATGATGAACTTTCCCATCCTGAGAAGTAGTTTGATTCAAAAGAGTTTGGGGAAATAA